GTGGGGGAGGTCCTGGCCGGTTCCACCGACGAAGAGAATGACAAGGAGCGGCGGAAAGCCCGCAAGGACAACAAAGTTTCGGCGATCCTGCACAGCGGCTACCCCGTCCGATACTGGGACGCGGACCTGGGCCCGTCGCAACCGCGCATCTTCGCTGTGGAACCCGGCGAACAGAACGAGCCCGGAAAGCCTTCCACCGTGGACGCCCAACCGCCGGTCGAACTGCGGAACCTGACCCCCGGCGTCGGAGGTTCGCTCCGGGAAGCACAAACCGTGGTGAGCCCCGATGGGAAGACCATCTACACGAGCCTCACGAAGGCGCTCGCCAAGGCCGACAGCCGCGAGGTGCTCGCCGCCGTCGAAGTCGCCACCGGAGCCGTGAAGGTACTGCTGGACCGCGAAGGCATGAGCTACTTCCCCGGGCCGGTCAGCCCGGACAACCGCACCCTGGTTGTGCAGAGCGAAAGCGACACCACGCCCACCCAGGCCCCGCAGGTCAAACTGCACCTGCTGGACGTTTCAGGCGGCGAAACCACGGAGCTGATCCCGTTTGCCCACGACTGGGACCGCTGGGCGCACCCGGTCGCCTGGCTTCCGGACGGCAGCGCGGTCCTGGTGACAGCGGACGACGACGGCGCGTCGCCGGTTTTCCGAATCAACGTCGCTGACGGTGCGGTGACGCGCCTGACGAAGGACGCAGCGGCCTACACGGACGTAGTGGCCTCGCCGGACGGGGTGAGCGTCTTTGCGCTCCGGAGTTCCTATGACTTCCCGGCCGAAGCAGTCCGGATCGATGGTGCCACCGGCGATGTGGTCCGCCTGCCTGCCCCGGCGGAACGTCCCGTGCATCCCGGCCGCCTGGAGCTGGTGGCAACAACCACTGCCGACGGTTCGCGGGTGCCGGCGTTTCTTGCGTTGCCGGATCACGCCTCCGGTGATCAGCCCGTACCCCTTCTCCTCTGGATCCACGGCGGTCCGCTCAATTCCTGGAACGCCTGGACATGGCGCTGGAACCCGTGGCTGATGGTGGCCAAGGGGTACGCCGTGCTGCTTCCCGACCCGGCATTGTCCACCGGCTACGGGCAGGACTTCATCCAGCGCGGATGGGGTGAATGGGGCAAACGGCCGTTCGAGGACCTGATGGCCATCACCGATGCCGTGGTGGCACGGCCGGACATCGATGAAACGCGGACCGCGGCCATGGGTGGCTCGTTCGGTGGATACATGGCGAACTGGGTAGCGGGGAAAACGGATCGGTTCAAAGCGATCGTTACCCACGCAAGCCTCTGGGCACTGGACCAATTCGGCCCTACCACCGACGCTGCCCAGTACTGGCTCAAGGAAATGACGGCGGAGATGGCGATGGAGAATTCGCCGCACCTCAACGTGGGAAACATCAAGACGCCCATGTTGGTGATCCACGGGGACAAGGATTACAGGGTGCCGATCGGGGAAGGGCTGCGGCTTTGGTACGAGCTGCTCTCCTCCTCGCAGCTTCCGGCCGACGGGAATGGCCATAGCCCGCACCGCTTCCTGTACTTCCCGGACGAGAACCACTGGGTACTCCAACCCCGGCATACGAAGATCTGGTACGAGGTGGTTGAGCACTTCCTGGCCAAGCAGGTGCTGGGCTTCGACGTGGAGCTGCCGGAGGAGCTCGGGCTGTAAGGAGCTGCCGGCACTCAGCCCTGCGACATGCGGCGTATGCCGGCAGCGTAGGCGTCCAGGACCTCAAGGATGCCGGGGTGCTGCCTCATGAGTAGGCTGATTAACCAACACTTACGGCCCTAAGTGTTGGTTAATCAGGGTCTAACCAACACTTAGCCGCATAAGTGTTGGTTGGGTCGTGCCTAAGTTACGGATGACAGCCGATGACGGGCGGCGGAAACAAGCACCTGTGCGGCTGGCTAGGATGGTGGAGTGGATTCCGCCTTCAGCATTCGCCCTGCCCGCACCAGCGACGTCGCGGCGATCAAGGGGCTCGTGGCTCCATTGGCCGAGGAGAGGATCCTGATCTCCAAGGAAACCGTGGCGTATTACGAAAGCCTCCAGGAGTTCCAGATCGCCGAGTCGGACGATGGCGAAGTTATTGGTTGCGGCGCCCTGCACGTCATGTGGGAAGACCTCGCCGAAATCCGCACTCTCGCGGCCGCCGACTCCTGGCGGGGCAAAGGCGTGGGCCACGTCCTGGTGGAAAGCCTCGTGGAAAAGGCGCGGACCCTCGGCGTCAGCCGCGTATTCTGCCTGACGTTCGAGGTGGACTTCTTCGTCCGCCATGGATTCGAAGTCATGGCCGACCAGTCCGCCGTGGATCCCGAGGTGTATTCGGAACTGCTGCGCTCGCATGACGAAGGCGTGGCGGAGTTCCTTGATCTTGCCCGGGTAAAACCAAATACCT
The Paenarthrobacter ureafaciens genome window above contains:
- a CDS encoding alpha/beta fold hydrolase, encoding MDSTDSDNPGTQPETPFHDLEHYLSVPRVGGLTISPDGRRLVTTVATLNGKGTEYVTALWELDPAGEKQARRITRSAKGEAGAAFAANGDLYFTSARPDPETPDEDPVSALWLLPADGGEARVVHSRAGGVNAVLAAKDADATFVVGEVLAGSTDEENDKERRKARKDNKVSAILHSGYPVRYWDADLGPSQPRIFAVEPGEQNEPGKPSTVDAQPPVELRNLTPGVGGSLREAQTVVSPDGKTIYTSLTKALAKADSREVLAAVEVATGAVKVLLDREGMSYFPGPVSPDNRTLVVQSESDTTPTQAPQVKLHLLDVSGGETTELIPFAHDWDRWAHPVAWLPDGSAVLVTADDDGASPVFRINVADGAVTRLTKDAAAYTDVVASPDGVSVFALRSSYDFPAEAVRIDGATGDVVRLPAPAERPVHPGRLELVATTTADGSRVPAFLALPDHASGDQPVPLLLWIHGGPLNSWNAWTWRWNPWLMVAKGYAVLLPDPALSTGYGQDFIQRGWGEWGKRPFEDLMAITDAVVARPDIDETRTAAMGGSFGGYMANWVAGKTDRFKAIVTHASLWALDQFGPTTDAAQYWLKEMTAEMAMENSPHLNVGNIKTPMLVIHGDKDYRVPIGEGLRLWYELLSSSQLPADGNGHSPHRFLYFPDENHWVLQPRHTKIWYEVVEHFLAKQVLGFDVELPEELGL
- a CDS encoding amino-acid N-acetyltransferase; the protein is MDSAFSIRPARTSDVAAIKGLVAPLAEERILISKETVAYYESLQEFQIAESDDGEVIGCGALHVMWEDLAEIRTLAAADSWRGKGVGHVLVESLVEKARTLGVSRVFCLTFEVDFFVRHGFEVMADQSAVDPEVYSELLRSHDEGVAEFLDLARVKPNTLGNTRMIKHL